The DNA sequence CTTTTTGTAGTAATCCTGAGAAAGTAGAGAATGCTTTTTTATAAATTTGCAAATTTACTTTTGCTTTTTGGCTATTCTTATATATTAATCATAAAAAGAAATATCAAAACGAAAAATTTTAACTATTTGAGATGAAATGGTTGATAAAATATTGATATTATTCTTCAAATACTACTTTTTGTAGTATATTTTTAACTTAAACTAAGATTAACGTGCCTGATAGTTGTAAAAACGCTAACTTTGTTACTTAATATTTAGTAATGGAATTAGAATACATTGAACACATTAGTCCTATTCTAAAGGATGGCGTAAAAAATTACTTAATAGATATCGACGGAACCATTACAGATGACGTTCCAAACGAAGAACCGGAAAGAATGGTTACCTGCGAACCTTATCCTGATGCACTGGAAACTGTCAACAGATGGTATGATGAAGGGCACCAGATCTGCTTTTTTACTTCAAGAACCGAAAATCTGAAACAAATCACTATTGACTGGCTGGATAAGCATGGTTTCAAATACCACAGCGTACTTTGCGGAAAACCAAGAGGAGGAAATTATCACTGGATAGACAATCACCTGGTAAGAGCTACAAGATACAAAGGAAGATTTACGGATTTGGTAGAAAAACAAGTGACCATTGAAGTATTCAAAGAAGACGGCGAATAAAAATATAATTCAAAGATTTAAAGATTAAATGCGAACCCGGTTCCTTTAATTTTTAAATCTTTCATTTTTTAATATACTCGATATTTTATGAAAGTTTTAGCAAACGACGGCCTGGATCAATCCGGAATAGATGCATTGACAGAAAAAGGCTTTGAAGTGATTACTACAAAAGTTCCACAGGAGTTTTTGGTAGATTATATTAACGAGCACAAAATCCGTACTCTATTGGTGAGAAGTGCTACGCAGGTAAGAAAAGATATTATTGACGGATGCCCATCTATCGACATTATTGGAAGAGGTGGAGTAGGTATGGATAATATTGATGTAGACTATGCAAGAGAAAAAGGAATCCACGTGATCAATACTCCTTCTGCTTCTTCGGAATCGGTAGCTGAGCTTGTTTTTGCTCATTTATTTTCCGGAGCAAGATTTCTTCAGGATTCTAACAGAAAAATGCCTTTGGTAGGAGATACTGAATTTTCAGGTCTTAAAAAAGCTTATGCTGCCGGTATTGAACTGAGAGGAAAGACGATTGGTATCGTGGGAATGGGAAGAATCGGGCAGGAAGTGGCAAGAATTGCTTTAGGACTTGGGATGAGAGTGGTTGCTGCTGATAATAATGTAGGAAAAGCGAGTATCAAAGTAAAGTTTTATAACAACCAGTTTATCAATGTTGATATCGAAACTGAGCCATTGCAGGAGGTTTTAAAGCATTCAGACTTTATTACGCTGCATGTTCCGGCTCAAAAGGATGGCTATATGATTGGTCAGAATGAATTTGAAATCATGAAAGACGGAGTAGCTGTTGTGAACTGTTCCAGAGGAGGAGTTATTGATGAAGCAGCTTTAATTCAGGCCTTAGATTCCGGAAAAGTAAGATTTGCCGGATTGGATGTTTTCATTAATGAACCAACACCTTCTAAGGAAATTCTTAATCATTCTAAAATCTCTCTTACCCCTCACACGGGAGCTTCTACTCTTGAAGCACAGGACAGAATTGGGCTTTCTTTGGCTGAGCAGATTTCAAGTATTTTACAGATTCAATAATTGAATGATATTATACAACAAAAGCACCTCAAGTTGAGGTGCTTTTTTATTTTGAATTTTTGTCAGATTATATATTTTTGCTTTTCAACAAATCTCTGATCTCTGTCAGTAGTTTTTGATCCTCTGTAGGTCCTGCAGGAGCCGGAGCATCTTTTTTGTTGACTTTATTGGCTAGTTTGATGATCCAGAAAAGAACCATGGCAATACAAAGGAAGCTGATTACTGCTGAAAGGAAATTTCCATACGCAACCCCGTTCCATGTAAGTTTTGCAATATTTTCTGCGCCGGCTGCTTTTAATGCCGGATTCAGTATCAGAGGAGTGATTACATCTTCTACCAAAGACGAAACAATTTTACCAAATGCTGCACCAATGATCACACCGACAGCAAGATCGAGAACATTCCCCTTAAAGGCAAACTCTTTAAATTCTTTTACAAATCCCATAATTTATATTTTTTTAATTAGTATATACACAAAAATATAATTAAAAAATGTAAAAAACACTACTTTTTATAGTTTTTTATTCCCAAAACATTGAGTTTTATGATGAATTCATAGAATTGGATTTAATGAATATTTTAGCTTTATACAGATACTTTATTTCATTCATGAGGTCTCCTTATTTTTATTATTGACGTGATACCATAATGAAAAATCTTTTGTAATTTGCTTAAAAGTTTGTTTCACCTATGAAGATTTTTACCGCAGAACAGATTCGCAGCTGGGATCATTTTACAATTTCCCATGAACCGGTTTCATCCATCCAGTTGATGGAAAGAGCTTCAATGGCAGCAGCCCACTGGATTTCGGAACATTGTAAAAATCATAAAAAGCTGGCCGTATTCTGTGGCAACGGAAACAATGGAGGAGATGGATTGGCGGTAGCAAGAATACTGTACCTCAAAGGTTTTGATGTCGATGTATTTGTAGGAGATTCCAAACGGAAATTTTCAGAAGATGCTTTGGTCAACCTGAAAAGGCTCCGCGATTTATCAGGAATTTCAGTCAGAAAATTTGATCAGAGCGAACACTATAATTTTGATGATAAAACAATTATTATTGATGCTCTTTTCGGAACAGGTTTATCCAGATCGTTGGAAGGGGAGTTGAAAGGACTTGTAGAGCAACTGAACTCTAAAAAGAATATTAAGATATCCATTGATGTGCCTTCCGGATTATCTTCAGATGAAATTTTTGATAATGGTCCCGTTATTCTGAAATCTGATTACACACTGACTTTTCAAGGCTGGAAAAGAACTTTCCTTCACCCCGAAACCGGAAAATATACCGGTAAAGTAGAAGTACTGGATATTGATTTAAACAAAACCTATGCTGATACAACGGATGCAGAATACTTTATCATTGATGATCCGTTGATAGAATCTATATTCAGGCCCAGACAGGAATTTTCTCATAAAGGAAGCTATGGTAAAGCTGCAATCATAGGAGGAAGCTATGGGAAAATAGGAGCTGCCGTTCTGGCTACACAATCTGCCTTAAAAACCGGAGCTGGACTCACCTTTACGCTGGCACCGGAATGTGGATATGAGATACTCCAGACCTCTTGTCCTGAGGCTATGTTTATAGAAGGAGGGGAACAGTTTATAACAAAATTTGAGATAGACAAAGACCTTATCTATGGCATAGGACCTGGACTGGGAAATCATCCGGATACTGAGAAAAGTTTTCTGAGCTTTCTGAAAAACTATTCCAGCCCGTTGATTCTGGATGCCGATGCATTGAATATTATTTCTAAAAAATCAGGAAATCTGAAATTAATCCCCAAAAAATCAATTATTACGCCTCATCCAAAAGAGTTTGAAAGGCTTTTCGGAAGTACAGAAAATTCTTTTAAAAGACTTGAACTAGCCAGAGAGAAGGCAAAAGAGTATCATATTTATATCGTATTGAAAGATCATCATACACAAGTTATTACTCCGGAGGGAAATGTGTTTTACAATATAACGGGAAATGCGGGTCTTGCGAAAGGAGGCAGTGGGGATATCCTTACCGGAATTCTGACTTCACTTTTAGCACAGGGCTATTCTGAGGAGGAAACCTGTATTCTGGGAATATGGCTTCACGGAAGATCGGCTGATCTTGCTTCAGAAAGACATTCAAAAGAATCTATGCTTCCCACGGATGTTATTGGTGAATTTGGAAGCGTTTTTGAGGAGCTGAACAGGAAAGTTGCCAGAAGTTTGTAATAGGAAATGAACTGAACGGCTTTTTAAATAGACTTAAAAACAAAAAGGCAAATTTGTAGCGCTACAAATTTGCCTTTTTATCTTAAAACCGGAGTCCTTTAAACTCCAGTAGTATTCTTACCTTTTTCTATGTATTCAGGTTTTTCATTTTCTTCCGGAGTAATCTTAAATTTCTTAGAAACGATCATGATAACAACTCCTGCAATCATAAAGGGAATAGAAAGTACCTGACCTGTATTCAGACCTCCGATCTGGATGAATTCGTCACCTTGCGGCTCTTTAAGGAACTCAACAAAGAATCTGATAGCCCAGAGAATAATAAAGAACAGTCCGAATAACCATCCCTGCTGATATTTTTTATCTGTTTTTCTGTAAAGTATCCATAATAAAATGAATAGAAGAACATACCCTACAGCTTCAAATAACTGGCTTGGATAACGAGGTACGGTAAGACCATATTCACTGCTTTGCTGTGGGAAAAGTAAGGCAAACGGAGAGTTGGGATCAGCAGGTTTACCAACGATTTCAGAATTGAAAAAGTTTCCCATTCTTACAAATGCTCCTCCTAAAGCTACTACAATACCT is a window from the Chryseobacterium indologenes genome containing:
- a CDS encoding D-2-hydroxyacid dehydrogenase, whose product is MKVLANDGLDQSGIDALTEKGFEVITTKVPQEFLVDYINEHKIRTLLVRSATQVRKDIIDGCPSIDIIGRGGVGMDNIDVDYAREKGIHVINTPSASSESVAELVFAHLFSGARFLQDSNRKMPLVGDTEFSGLKKAYAAGIELRGKTIGIVGMGRIGQEVARIALGLGMRVVAADNNVGKASIKVKFYNNQFINVDIETEPLQEVLKHSDFITLHVPAQKDGYMIGQNEFEIMKDGVAVVNCSRGGVIDEAALIQALDSGKVRFAGLDVFINEPTPSKEILNHSKISLTPHTGASTLEAQDRIGLSLAEQISSILQIQ
- the lgt gene encoding prolipoprotein diacylglyceryl transferase; the protein is MFVFAFGFGYVLMTRIFKIDNINQRYLEPLFTWTLLGTILGARLGHVIFYQPELFKEDFWSVFLPISTKNGLKFTGFSGLASHGATIALIFTTLYYSFKIIRKNPFWVYDRLGIVVALGGAFVRMGNFFNSEIVGKPADPNSPFALLFPQQSSEYGLTVPRYPSQLFEAVGYVLLFILLWILYRKTDKKYQQGWLFGLFFIILWAIRFFVEFLKEPQGDEFIQIGGLNTGQVLSIPFMIAGVVIMIVSKKFKITPEENEKPEYIEKGKNTTGV
- a CDS encoding NAD(P)H-hydrate dehydratase, with protein sequence MKIFTAEQIRSWDHFTISHEPVSSIQLMERASMAAAHWISEHCKNHKKLAVFCGNGNNGGDGLAVARILYLKGFDVDVFVGDSKRKFSEDALVNLKRLRDLSGISVRKFDQSEHYNFDDKTIIIDALFGTGLSRSLEGELKGLVEQLNSKKNIKISIDVPSGLSSDEIFDNGPVILKSDYTLTFQGWKRTFLHPETGKYTGKVEVLDIDLNKTYADTTDAEYFIIDDPLIESIFRPRQEFSHKGSYGKAAIIGGSYGKIGAAVLATQSALKTGAGLTFTLAPECGYEILQTSCPEAMFIEGGEQFITKFEIDKDLIYGIGPGLGNHPDTEKSFLSFLKNYSSPLILDADALNIISKKSGNLKLIPKKSIITPHPKEFERLFGSTENSFKRLELAREKAKEYHIYIVLKDHHTQVITPEGNVFYNITGNAGLAKGGSGDILTGILTSLLAQGYSEEETCILGIWLHGRSADLASERHSKESMLPTDVIGEFGSVFEELNRKVARSL
- a CDS encoding LNS2 domain-containing protein, with protein sequence MELEYIEHISPILKDGVKNYLIDIDGTITDDVPNEEPERMVTCEPYPDALETVNRWYDEGHQICFFTSRTENLKQITIDWLDKHGFKYHSVLCGKPRGGNYHWIDNHLVRATRYKGRFTDLVEKQVTIEVFKEDGE
- the mscL gene encoding large conductance mechanosensitive channel protein MscL is translated as MGFVKEFKEFAFKGNVLDLAVGVIIGAAFGKIVSSLVEDVITPLILNPALKAAGAENIAKLTWNGVAYGNFLSAVISFLCIAMVLFWIIKLANKVNKKDAPAPAGPTEDQKLLTEIRDLLKSKNI